The Listeria monocytogenes genome window below encodes:
- a CDS encoding glycerophosphodiester phosphodiesterase yields the protein MTEIFAHRGSSGTHPENTIPAMKAAVSSGADGIELDIHVLKSGELIVMHDERVDRTTNGSGFLKDHTLSEVKKLVIGKRFFRKIRVPTLEEVFKLVSGSDIILNIELKTDVFEYEGIEQKVLDLAGKFPQVKRMYSSFNPDTLIRLRELEPTAKLALITHENLEEVLPLHEKIQLDAVHPPVKAMKNPILKQIAARYWTVNKDETMVHFLEANAKGIMTDFPERAVALWKER from the coding sequence TTGACGGAAATATTTGCCCATCGAGGCAGTAGTGGAACACATCCGGAAAATACGATACCAGCGATGAAAGCGGCTGTTTCATCTGGTGCAGACGGCATCGAGTTAGATATTCATGTACTGAAAAGTGGAGAATTAATCGTTATGCACGATGAACGAGTTGACAGGACAACAAATGGAAGTGGCTTTTTGAAAGATCACACTCTTTCAGAAGTGAAGAAACTAGTGATTGGCAAACGATTTTTCCGAAAAATTCGTGTGCCGACTTTAGAAGAAGTTTTTAAGCTAGTGAGTGGCTCTGATATTATACTAAATATCGAACTTAAAACGGACGTCTTTGAATATGAAGGAATAGAACAAAAGGTTTTAGACTTAGCGGGAAAATTCCCTCAAGTCAAGCGGATGTATTCTTCTTTTAACCCAGATACACTCATTCGATTAAGAGAATTAGAGCCAACTGCCAAACTAGCTTTAATTACACACGAAAACTTAGAAGAAGTATTACCTCTACATGAAAAAATCCAGCTTGACGCAGTGCATCCGCCAGTAAAAGCAATGAAAAATCCTATCTTAAAGCAAATTGCAGCACGATACTGGACAGTGAATAAAGATGAAACTATGGTGCATTTTCTAGAAGCTAATGCCAAAGGAATAATGACAGATTTCCCTGAAAGAGCAGTGGCATTATGGAAGGAGCGCTAA
- a CDS encoding LapB repeat-containing protein produces the protein MSIKSKIMKIGICSVMVLVPLSQVSFPGFAAEEASEEVNQGIVNIPDANLKANLNQIIGQASTADITETQMKGFTNLSFNDSVTDLTGIEYATNLTSLTISGSNITNATFPVDMSMLTKLEMLEISNSSIDNNVYSRLNTIPGLTSLNLTNNSGITSLKGLIGPELTSLNVNGCQIDDFRGVETFPKLTSFHGVQSFDYTKDNTKETTIKSSELKFDLAKQTLFIPSTIFSTSYLTNFDGSKIGIDYSSPNAFVLEMGDSYIFTNDKVVLSSEGITLTGFTQTDYDNLNWMYFRTLFKPTTDIKPANLANGTYDIRNSLNVEMFNIDHSVNITAEENRSYIAGENITPEQFLTDIKAEANGATITSDFAEKVDMSQPGTYTVTLNAENTAGLKGEPIQVTVTVIEKTVITAQPEVTYELNEAKTEAEFLEAIQAVTNDGTAITSDFATAVDFSKAGTYTVTLNAENDNQKATPFPVKVTVNPKLPDPVVPVPDPTPDPTPDPTPDPVPKPTMDDKDKPALSINSSTSVVNEKLPKTGDASPAKGFVVGFLILGLGVMIIRKK, from the coding sequence ATGTCAATTAAGTCTAAAATAATGAAAATAGGAATTTGTAGCGTAATGGTCCTTGTACCTTTATCGCAAGTTTCCTTCCCAGGTTTTGCTGCTGAAGAAGCAAGTGAAGAAGTAAATCAAGGTATTGTCAATATACCGGATGCAAATCTTAAAGCCAATTTAAACCAAATCATCGGCCAAGCAAGTACGGCGGATATCACTGAAACTCAAATGAAGGGATTTACTAATTTGAGCTTTAATGATTCAGTGACAGATTTAACTGGTATTGAATATGCGACCAACCTAACTTCCCTAACAATAAGTGGCTCAAATATAACGAATGCCACCTTTCCAGTAGATATGAGCATGTTAACAAAATTAGAAATGTTAGAGATATCTAATTCTAGTATCGACAACAATGTGTATAGTCGATTGAATACTATACCCGGCTTAACGAGTCTTAATCTTACGAATAATAGTGGTATAACCAGTCTAAAAGGGTTAATTGGACCAGAATTAACTTCCTTAAATGTTAATGGATGTCAGATTGATGATTTTAGAGGAGTCGAAACATTTCCTAAGTTAACGAGTTTTCATGGTGTTCAAAGTTTTGATTACACCAAGGATAACACGAAGGAAACAACCATTAAAAGTAGTGAACTGAAGTTTGATTTAGCGAAACAAACGTTATTCATTCCTTCTACTATTTTTTCTACCTCCTATTTAACCAATTTTGATGGCAGTAAAATTGGCATTGATTATAGTTCGCCGAATGCCTTTGTGCTTGAAATGGGAGATAGTTATATCTTTACGAATGATAAAGTAGTTCTGTCTAGCGAGGGAATCACGCTAACAGGGTTCACACAAACGGATTATGATAACTTAAATTGGATGTATTTTAGAACGCTCTTCAAACCGACAACAGATATAAAACCAGCTAATTTAGCGAATGGAACGTATGATATCCGTAATTCACTCAATGTAGAAATGTTTAACATAGATCATTCCGTGAATATTACAGCAGAAGAAAATAGATCCTATATTGCCGGAGAAAATATTACGCCAGAACAATTCTTAACTGATATTAAAGCGGAAGCCAATGGTGCGACTATTACAAGTGATTTTGCAGAAAAAGTAGATATGTCTCAACCAGGCACTTACACGGTTACCCTAAACGCAGAGAATACAGCTGGTTTAAAAGGGGAACCCATCCAAGTCACTGTAACGGTCATTGAAAAAACGGTGATTACAGCACAACCAGAAGTAACCTATGAGCTAAATGAAGCAAAAACAGAAGCGGAGTTCTTAGAGGCTATTCAAGCTGTGACTAATGATGGAACAGCGATTACAAGTGATTTCGCAACAGCAGTAGATTTTAGTAAAGCTGGCACCTATACGGTAACATTAAACGCAGAAAATGATAATCAAAAAGCAACACCTTTCCCTGTGAAAGTAACCGTAAATCCCAAATTACCCGATCCAGTAGTTCCTGTTCCAGATCCGACTCCAGATCCGACTCCAGATCCGACACCGGATCCAGTGCCAAAACCAACTATGGACGATAAAGATAAACCTGCTTTATCCATAAATTCCTCCACTTCGGTAGTTAATGAAAAATTACCAAAAACAGGAGATGCATCACCAGCAAAAGGATTCGTAGTTGGATTTTTAATCTTAGGATTAGGTGTTATGATCATACGAAAAAAATAA
- the hfq gene encoding RNA chaperone Hfq has protein sequence MKQGGQGLQDYYLNQLRKEKILATVFLTNGFQLRGRVVSFDNFTVLLDVEGKQQLVFKHAISTFSPQKNVALNPDAE, from the coding sequence ATGAAACAAGGTGGACAAGGGTTACAGGACTATTACTTAAATCAATTGCGTAAGGAGAAAATTCTTGCAACTGTATTTTTAACAAACGGCTTTCAGTTAAGAGGACGCGTTGTAAGTTTTGACAATTTTACCGTACTACTAGATGTCGAAGGAAAACAACAACTTGTATTTAAACACGCAATTTCAACTTTCTCCCCGCAGAAGAATGTCGCTTTAAATCCGGATGCGGAATAA
- a CDS encoding acyltransferase family protein, with the protein MKRTTRYSRKYVPSIDGLRALAVLAVIAYHLNFSWAKGGFIGVDIFFVLSGYLITNILLTQWEKTQSLQLKQFWIRRFRRLIPAVYVMIVVVVIYAVFFHPEILKNLRGDAIASFFYVSNWWFIFHNVSYFDSFGLPSPLKNLWSLAIEEQFYVIWPAFLLVFLKWVKNPKLLLKIVIGLGLLSAIWMTILYVPGTDPSRVYYGTDTRAFDLLAGCALAFVWPFNRLSPVVPKKSKAVLNIAGTISILCFVLFTAFVSEYQPFLYRGGLLFVAILGVIMIATISHPASYLSKIFSFKPLRWIGTRSYGIYLWHYPIITLTTPVLELTQPNIWRAILQVAATFIIAELSFRFIETPIRKNGFINYFKGFKDKNYFVWKNKPIGKWLSIAGVVAVLAIFTLGMTNVLSVNTNAEKQQTSVKTTTSTPETKKDTKKEADEKAANEKESSKETDADKASGQDETPEPDNKDKSAAAPKPTITQTVAIGDSVMLDIEPYLKEAVPNVTIDGLVGRQLRDAITTATGYKKFNSENSSVILELGTNGPFTEDQLNSLLDQFDKATIYLVNTRVPRGWQSEVNKSIANADSRPNVTVVDWYSRSSGQSQYFAPDGVHLTKTGAQAYVAMLTSVMNK; encoded by the coding sequence TTGAAAAGGACTACTCGCTACAGTAGAAAATATGTTCCGAGTATTGATGGACTCCGAGCACTCGCAGTTCTTGCAGTAATCGCCTACCACTTGAATTTCAGCTGGGCAAAAGGTGGATTCATCGGCGTAGACATATTTTTCGTCTTATCTGGTTATTTAATTACAAATATTTTATTAACACAATGGGAAAAAACGCAATCACTGCAATTAAAACAATTTTGGATTAGACGTTTTCGGCGACTCATTCCTGCCGTTTATGTAATGATTGTGGTAGTTGTTATCTATGCCGTTTTCTTTCACCCAGAAATTTTAAAAAACTTACGCGGCGATGCGATTGCTTCTTTCTTTTATGTAAGTAATTGGTGGTTCATTTTCCACAATGTTTCTTATTTCGATTCATTTGGACTCCCATCACCACTTAAAAACTTATGGTCATTAGCTATTGAAGAACAATTTTATGTGATTTGGCCCGCTTTTCTACTTGTATTTCTTAAATGGGTCAAAAATCCGAAACTACTTTTAAAAATCGTTATTGGTCTTGGTTTACTTTCCGCCATTTGGATGACGATTTTATACGTTCCAGGAACAGATCCGAGTCGTGTCTACTATGGGACGGATACAAGAGCATTTGATTTACTGGCAGGTTGTGCACTTGCATTTGTATGGCCTTTTAATCGGCTTAGCCCTGTAGTACCTAAGAAAAGTAAGGCAGTTCTTAATATTGCCGGAACAATCAGTATTCTTTGTTTTGTTCTATTCACCGCTTTTGTAAGTGAATATCAACCTTTCTTATATCGCGGTGGTTTGTTATTCGTTGCGATTCTTGGCGTTATCATGATCGCAACTATCTCTCACCCCGCTTCTTATCTAAGTAAAATTTTCAGTTTTAAACCGCTTAGATGGATTGGAACAAGGTCTTACGGTATTTATCTATGGCACTATCCAATTATTACATTAACTACCCCTGTATTAGAACTTACGCAGCCTAATATTTGGCGCGCTATCTTACAAGTTGCGGCTACATTTATTATTGCTGAATTATCATTCCGCTTTATTGAAACGCCGATTCGAAAAAATGGTTTTATTAACTATTTCAAAGGCTTTAAAGATAAAAACTATTTCGTCTGGAAAAACAAACCTATTGGCAAGTGGTTAAGTATTGCTGGTGTTGTAGCTGTTTTAGCGATATTCACTCTTGGTATGACTAATGTTCTGTCCGTTAATACCAATGCAGAAAAACAACAAACTTCTGTTAAAACCACTACTTCTACTCCAGAAACGAAGAAAGATACGAAAAAAGAAGCAGATGAAAAAGCAGCGAACGAAAAAGAAAGCTCAAAAGAAACAGACGCTGACAAAGCTAGCGGACAAGATGAAACGCCAGAACCGGACAACAAAGATAAATCTGCCGCCGCTCCAAAACCAACGATTACACAAACAGTAGCGATTGGCGATTCGGTCATGCTTGATATTGAGCCTTACTTGAAGGAAGCTGTCCCTAATGTCACCATTGATGGTCTTGTCGGACGTCAATTACGAGATGCTATTACGACAGCGACTGGTTATAAGAAATTCAATAGCGAAAATAGTTCTGTCATTCTTGAGCTCGGGACAAATGGTCCATTCACAGAGGATCAATTAAATAGCTTATTAGATCAATTTGATAAAGCAACCATTTATTTAGTAAATACGCGAGTACCTCGTGGTTGGCAATCGGAAGTAAACAAAAGTATTGCTAACGCCGACTCACGACCTAATGTAACCGTTGTTGATTGGTATTCAAGATCTAGCGGTCAATCACAGTACTTTGCCCCTGATGGCGTCCATTTAACTAAAACTGGCGCTCAAGCTTATGTAGCAATGTTAACTAGTGTTATGAATAAATAA
- the miaA gene encoding tRNA (adenosine(37)-N6)-dimethylallyltransferase MiaA — MSKIPVIVIVGPTAVGKTSLSIELAKRLDGEIISGDSMQVYRGLDIGTAKITPEEMDGIKHYLIDVTDPSVPFTAAKFQSETRKSIEAIHQAGKLPIIVGGTGLYIQSVFYDYGFGNASEDKAYRAELEQLDKAILWQMLEQQDPESAHQIHENNKRRVIRALEVMHLTGKPFSEYQVHNVLNNTYKPLFLGLDLDRKLLYERINQRVDLMFEQGLITEAKNLFEQHLVDVPAVRGIGYKELFPYFEGKSTLEEAKELIQKNSRHFAKRQLTWFRNRMDIDWIQAGVSSTESEALNKATTFLTAK, encoded by the coding sequence TTGAGCAAGATTCCTGTCATCGTCATCGTTGGCCCAACTGCTGTCGGCAAGACAAGTTTAAGTATTGAACTAGCGAAGCGTTTGGATGGAGAAATCATTAGTGGGGACTCTATGCAAGTTTATCGCGGATTAGATATTGGTACAGCAAAAATCACACCAGAAGAAATGGATGGAATCAAACATTACCTTATAGACGTGACCGATCCTTCTGTACCGTTCACCGCAGCAAAATTCCAATCAGAAACAAGGAAATCGATAGAAGCAATACATCAAGCTGGTAAATTACCAATTATTGTCGGTGGAACAGGACTTTATATTCAATCTGTTTTCTATGATTATGGTTTTGGGAACGCAAGCGAAGATAAGGCTTACCGAGCGGAGTTAGAACAATTAGATAAAGCTATATTATGGCAAATGCTCGAGCAACAAGATCCGGAAAGTGCACATCAGATACATGAAAACAATAAGCGTCGAGTGATTAGAGCATTAGAAGTAATGCATCTAACAGGAAAGCCTTTCTCGGAATATCAAGTGCATAATGTACTTAATAATACATATAAACCACTTTTTCTAGGGCTTGACTTAGATAGAAAACTACTTTATGAAAGAATAAATCAGCGAGTGGATCTAATGTTTGAGCAAGGCTTGATAACTGAAGCAAAAAATTTATTCGAGCAACATTTAGTGGACGTTCCAGCGGTTCGTGGCATCGGCTACAAAGAATTATTTCCTTATTTTGAAGGAAAGAGCACTCTAGAAGAAGCGAAAGAATTAATTCAAAAAAATTCAAGACATTTCGCGAAAAGACAGTTAACTTGGTTTAGAAATAGAATGGATATTGACTGGATTCAGGCGGGTGTTAGCAGTACAGAATCAGAAGCATTAAATAAAGCAACAACCTTTTTAACAGCTAAATAA
- a CDS encoding LPXTG cell wall anchor domain-containing protein, giving the protein MLPKTGDTLPIAGVLGGFLVLGLGVMIARKK; this is encoded by the coding sequence ATATTACCGAAAACGGGAGATACATTGCCAATAGCAGGAGTATTAGGTGGTTTCTTAGTCTTAGGATTAGGCGTCATGATTGCACGAAAAAAATAA
- the inlK gene encoding class 1 internalin InlK yields MSVKSNIVKIGICFAVLAVPVSQTIFPVFAAEKTGLKASQDNVNIPDTNLKKYLNGRFGQASTADITQAQMDSLTSITLENINIIDLTGIEYAHNLKDLTITNIHATNYNQVGSIINLERLCIMGADVTSDKIPNLSGLTNLTLLDFSHSAHDNSVLTKINTLPNVNSINLSNNGAITDIMLLKIMPELEKLNIQFDGVHDYRGIEDFPKLNQLYAYGQNIGSKKLINSDIKSSKLTYNAENQTLYIPFSLMTERTVNYDGYVPDFVKSTASNNTYFTMNEQQVSGDRLTITSDGLTVSDVSKTEFDHLEKMEYNARIDLNTQSYNIPDQFKNGGSYTISAPTYDHYFTVDHSLNITADSEKTYIENQPVTEAEFLADVHAKTDDDSTVTSDFVDKVDFKIPGTYTVTLQSENNAGLKAAPVQVNVIIKAKTAITADEKITYKLDASKTEAGFLADIKAKTNDGTAITSDFGAIVDLSKPGKYVVTLNAENDLQKAVPVSVTVIVENETPIPDPTPSPTPEPTPNPVINPNVSKPEVPSYKVPSITVKENNVKKETSKNALPKTGDSLPVGGISVGFLLIGLSFIVSRKK; encoded by the coding sequence ATGTCAGTTAAATCAAATATCGTGAAAATTGGGATATGTTTTGCTGTACTTGCTGTCCCGGTTTCGCAAACTATATTCCCGGTATTTGCTGCAGAGAAAACTGGATTAAAAGCAAGTCAAGATAACGTGAATATACCAGATACTAATTTAAAAAAATATTTAAATGGAAGATTTGGGCAGGCGAGCACAGCAGATATTACCCAAGCACAAATGGATTCATTAACAAGCATTACATTAGAAAATATAAATATTATTGATTTAACCGGTATTGAATATGCTCATAATTTAAAAGATTTAACCATAACCAATATTCATGCAACAAATTATAACCAAGTAGGAAGTATTATTAACCTTGAACGGTTGTGTATTATGGGAGCTGATGTTACATCTGATAAAATACCGAATTTAAGTGGCCTTACTAATTTAACTCTACTAGATTTTTCACACAGCGCGCATGATAATTCTGTTTTAACTAAAATAAATACTCTTCCGAATGTAAACAGTATAAACCTTAGTAATAATGGTGCAATAACGGATATTATGCTCCTTAAAATTATGCCAGAACTGGAGAAGTTAAATATTCAATTTGATGGAGTGCATGATTATCGAGGCATAGAAGATTTTCCTAAATTAAATCAACTGTATGCATATGGCCAAAACATAGGCAGTAAAAAATTAATTAACTCCGATATTAAAAGTAGTAAATTAACGTACAATGCAGAAAATCAAACATTATACATTCCATTCAGCTTGATGACGGAACGGACTGTTAATTATGATGGCTATGTACCAGATTTTGTGAAATCAACAGCAAGTAACAATACTTACTTTACAATGAATGAGCAACAAGTAAGTGGGGATAGACTAACAATCACAAGCGATGGCTTAACAGTGAGTGATGTGAGTAAAACAGAATTTGATCATCTTGAAAAAATGGAATACAATGCGAGAATTGATTTGAATACTCAATCTTACAATATTCCTGATCAATTTAAAAATGGTGGGTCTTACACTATATCTGCTCCTACTTATGATCATTATTTCACGGTTGATCACTCTTTGAATATCACTGCTGATAGTGAAAAAACATATATAGAAAATCAACCAGTGACAGAAGCAGAATTTTTAGCAGATGTTCATGCGAAAACTGATGATGACTCAACCGTTACAAGTGATTTCGTTGATAAAGTAGATTTCAAGATCCCTGGGACGTATACAGTTACTTTACAATCTGAAAATAATGCCGGATTGAAGGCGGCGCCAGTTCAAGTAAACGTAATCATTAAAGCAAAGACAGCGATTACTGCTGATGAAAAAATCACTTATAAACTTGATGCATCTAAAACAGAAGCAGGATTTCTAGCCGATATTAAAGCAAAGACAAATGATGGAACAGCGATTACAAGTGATTTTGGGGCGATTGTAGATCTTTCCAAACCAGGAAAATATGTCGTTACATTAAACGCGGAAAATGATTTACAAAAAGCTGTGCCAGTGTCAGTAACGGTTATTGTTGAAAATGAAACACCAATACCGGATCCAACACCAAGCCCGACACCTGAGCCAACACCAAATCCAGTTATCAATCCAAACGTAAGTAAACCGGAAGTTCCAAGTTATAAAGTTCCATCAATAACTGTTAAAGAAAATAATGTAAAAAAGGAAACAAGTAAAAATGCTTTACCTAAAACAGGAGATTCTTTACCTGTTGGAGGGATTTCTGTAGGATTTCTACTAATCGGACTAAGCTTTATTGTTTCAAGGAAAAAATAA
- the hflX gene encoding GTPase HflX has product MEREKIILVGVILPNKTEEAFWNSMNELHSLAKTANGEVVDELIQKLERVNQASFIGSGKLEELAALVEMHEADVVIFNSELSATQVRNISKAVEARIIDRTQLILDIFAMRAKSKEGKLQVAYAQYKYLLPRLSGQGVSLSKLGGGIGSRGPGESKLEMDKRHIREKMHDIKAQLTHVEQHRKRIIERRNTQSVFRFGLIGYTNAGKSTIFNRLTNESTLQEDKLFATLDPTTRKIRFSGGFQALLTDTVGFIQDLPTTLIAAFRSTLEETANVDVLIHVVDASNPDYLQHETTVISLLEELEMNHLPTLVIYNKMDQAPATFVPDQPESLLISALDQLAPDTIKQRMIQLIEKNWTHFTIELSEEKGKELAQIKQQAWVTKLAYIESKQSYRIEGYKPRKELNNE; this is encoded by the coding sequence GTGGAACGAGAAAAAATAATACTTGTAGGCGTGATTTTGCCAAATAAAACAGAAGAAGCTTTCTGGAATTCCATGAATGAACTACATAGTCTAGCTAAAACGGCGAATGGCGAGGTAGTAGATGAATTAATTCAAAAATTAGAACGAGTAAATCAAGCGTCGTTCATTGGTTCAGGTAAGCTGGAAGAACTTGCTGCGTTAGTGGAAATGCATGAGGCGGATGTTGTTATATTTAATAGTGAACTTAGTGCGACACAGGTACGCAATATTTCTAAGGCGGTTGAGGCACGAATAATTGACCGAACACAATTAATTCTAGATATTTTTGCCATGCGCGCAAAATCCAAAGAAGGAAAACTGCAAGTCGCATACGCGCAATATAAATATCTTTTACCAAGGCTCAGTGGACAAGGTGTTTCCTTATCAAAACTTGGAGGAGGTATCGGTTCGAGAGGGCCGGGTGAATCCAAACTAGAAATGGACAAACGACATATTCGTGAAAAAATGCATGATATCAAAGCGCAATTAACACATGTTGAACAGCATCGCAAGCGAATCATTGAACGAAGAAATACACAATCCGTTTTTCGGTTCGGTTTAATCGGTTACACCAATGCGGGGAAATCAACTATTTTCAACCGGTTAACGAATGAATCAACATTACAAGAAGATAAATTATTTGCAACGCTTGACCCGACTACTCGAAAGATTCGCTTTTCCGGTGGGTTTCAAGCGCTTTTGACAGATACAGTAGGTTTTATTCAAGATTTGCCCACGACTTTGATTGCAGCGTTTCGCTCTACTTTAGAGGAAACAGCCAATGTAGATGTGTTAATTCATGTAGTAGATGCATCAAACCCAGACTATTTGCAGCACGAAACGACGGTAATTTCCTTATTAGAGGAACTTGAAATGAACCATCTACCAACATTAGTCATCTACAATAAAATGGATCAGGCGCCGGCCACGTTCGTACCTGATCAACCAGAAAGCCTACTTATATCGGCATTAGATCAACTGGCCCCAGATACGATTAAACAGCGAATGATACAATTAATTGAAAAAAATTGGACTCACTTTACGATAGAACTTTCAGAAGAAAAAGGAAAAGAATTAGCACAAATAAAACAACAAGCTTGGGTAACGAAACTAGCATATATTGAAAGTAAACAAAGTTACCGTATAGAGGGATACAAACCGAGAAAGGAGCTAAATAATGAATAA
- a CDS encoding glycerol-3-phosphate dehydrogenase/oxidase has product MVQLFSAFDRETIERNLQEEKFDLVIVGGGITGAGIALDATSRGMSVALVEMGDFASGTSSRSTKLVHGGLRYLQQFEIKEVADLGKERAIVYENGPHVTTPEWMMLPFHKGGNMGKTTASFGIRLYDYLAGVKKNERRKILSAKETLAKNPFVKKDGLKGSGYYVEYRTDDARLTIEVMKKAVELGANAINYTKAEHFLYDDNKQVVGVTVTDRLSGKAYDIKGHRVINAAGPWVDKVRKLDYATNNKHLRLTKGIHLVIDKQKFPMEQAVYFDTPDGRMVFAIPRDKKVYVGTTDTVYDEAVINPKALESDHNYVIKAINYMFPDVHITEKDIESSWAGVRPLIYEEGKDPSEISRKDEVWFSESGLITMAGGKLTGYRKMAEKLLDDVSKSLAKETGKKYKPVQTKHLPISGGDIGGSEQLEAFLSKKAKEGNNRFGWTLEEGREMAKRFGSNIDQLFTYAQEHKEQNETTLPNSLYAELRYSIQHEAVTTPIDFLLRRTGYLLFDMPYLLEWKDAVVDEMAKQFHWSDDVKQTYMEELNIQINDAREPADWHDR; this is encoded by the coding sequence ATGGTACAATTATTTTCAGCATTTGACAGAGAAACAATCGAAAGAAATCTTCAAGAGGAAAAATTTGATTTAGTCATCGTCGGTGGCGGAATTACAGGAGCAGGAATCGCTTTAGATGCAACTTCAAGAGGAATGAGCGTTGCACTTGTTGAAATGGGCGATTTTGCAAGTGGTACATCCAGCCGTTCGACAAAACTAGTCCACGGAGGACTGCGATATTTGCAACAATTTGAAATTAAGGAAGTAGCAGATTTAGGAAAAGAGCGTGCGATAGTCTATGAAAATGGACCTCACGTAACAACACCTGAATGGATGATGCTTCCATTCCATAAAGGTGGAAATATGGGCAAAACAACTGCTTCATTTGGGATTCGTTTATATGATTATTTAGCAGGTGTAAAGAAAAATGAACGCCGCAAAATTTTAAGCGCAAAAGAAACTTTAGCCAAAAATCCTTTCGTAAAAAAAGATGGCTTAAAAGGTTCTGGTTACTACGTAGAGTATCGTACGGATGATGCGCGTTTAACAATAGAAGTCATGAAGAAAGCGGTAGAACTCGGAGCAAATGCCATTAACTATACGAAAGCAGAGCATTTCTTATATGATGACAATAAACAAGTAGTTGGCGTAACCGTAACAGATCGTCTGTCTGGTAAAGCATACGACATTAAAGGTCACCGCGTTATTAATGCAGCCGGCCCGTGGGTGGATAAAGTAAGAAAATTAGATTATGCAACAAACAACAAACATTTACGCTTAACAAAAGGAATTCATTTAGTTATTGATAAACAAAAATTCCCAATGGAACAAGCGGTATACTTCGATACGCCCGATGGTCGCATGGTTTTTGCTATTCCGCGTGATAAAAAAGTCTACGTTGGGACAACAGATACCGTGTATGATGAAGCAGTAATCAATCCGAAAGCACTCGAATCCGATCATAATTATGTGATTAAAGCAATTAATTACATGTTCCCTGATGTGCATATTACCGAAAAAGACATTGAATCAAGTTGGGCTGGAGTTCGTCCACTTATTTATGAAGAAGGTAAAGATCCATCCGAAATTTCTCGTAAAGATGAAGTTTGGTTTTCTGAAAGTGGCTTAATTACAATGGCCGGTGGTAAACTTACTGGATATAGAAAAATGGCCGAAAAATTATTAGATGATGTTTCTAAATCACTAGCGAAAGAAACCGGTAAAAAATACAAACCAGTTCAAACAAAACATTTGCCTATTTCTGGTGGCGACATTGGTGGCTCAGAACAATTAGAAGCATTCCTATCTAAGAAAGCGAAAGAAGGAAATAATCGCTTTGGTTGGACATTAGAAGAAGGCCGCGAGATGGCAAAACGTTTCGGTAGCAATATCGATCAATTGTTTACGTACGCACAAGAACATAAAGAACAAAACGAAACCACTTTGCCAAACAGTTTATATGCGGAATTACGTTATTCGATTCAACACGAAGCAGTAACAACGCCAATTGATTTCTTATTACGTCGAACAGGCTACTTACTTTTTGATATGCCGTACTTACTTGAATGGAAAGATGCGGTTGTAGATGAAATGGCTAAACAATTCCACTGGAGCGATGATGTAAAACAGACTTATATGGAAGAATTAAATATCCAAATTAACGATGCCAGAGAGCCAGCTGATTGGCACGATAGATAA